A region of the Stutzerimonas stutzeri genome:
TAAGACTTTCGTCTGGCTGGCGACGGCTCTCGCGCCGATTTCCTCGCCAGCCGCATTCCAATAAAGGCCAGCCGGCGACTGCCACACGCGCTGATCTGGCCGCCTCAGATAAAAGACCGGCTGCGCGCCTGCGCCAGGCCAGGCCTTATCAAAATCGATCAACTACTCGAACGGTGCTCACGAGGCGCCTTCGGGCTTTTCCCGTTGGGGGTCAGATGTACAAGTCTTGTGTCGCTGCGCTGATCGCAGCCCTGTATTGGTTGAGTGCTCCGGCGATGGCCGCCGATGCGCCGATCGTCATCAAATTCGCCCACGTGGTGGCGGACGACACGCCCAAGGGCAAGGGCGCGCTGCTGCTCAAGCAGCTGGTCGAGGAGCGCATGGCAGGCAAGATCAAGGTCGAGGTCTATCCGAACTCGACCCTGGTCGGCGATGCCGAGGAGATGCAGGCACTGTTCGACAACAAGGTGCAGCTGCTGGCGCCGTCGATGTCGAAGTTCGCGCCCTACACCAAGAAACTGCAGCTGTTCGACCTGCCCTTCCTGTTCGATGACGCCGAAGCGCTGCAGCGTTTCCAGAAGCGCGAGGCGGCGCGTGAGCTGCTGCGTTCGATGGCGGCCCATGGCGTCTACGGCCTGGCTTACTGGAACAACGGCCTGAAGCAGCTATCCGCAACCACACCGCTGCGCAAGCCGAGCGATGCCAGTGGGCTGGCCTTCCGCATCCAGCCGTCGCCGGTGCTCGAGTCGCAGTTCGTCGCCGTCGGTGCCAAGCCGGTCGTGCTGCCGTTCGCCAAGGTCTATGAGTCGCTCAAGGGCGGTGTGGTCCAGGGCGCCGAGAATCCCTGGTCGAACATCCTCAGCCAGAACATTCACAGCGTTCAGCCGTACATCACCGAGAGCAACCACGGCGTGCTCGACTACATGCTGATCACCAACAACGATTTCTGGTTGAGCATGCCCTTCGCCGTACGCTCGGAGCTGGAGGGCATCATTCTCGAGGTGACCCAAGCGGTGAACCGAGAGGCCGCGGCGGTGA
Encoded here:
- a CDS encoding TRAP transporter substrate-binding protein, whose protein sequence is MYKSCVAALIAALYWLSAPAMAADAPIVIKFAHVVADDTPKGKGALLLKQLVEERMAGKIKVEVYPNSTLVGDAEEMQALFDNKVQLLAPSMSKFAPYTKKLQLFDLPFLFDDAEALQRFQKREAARELLRSMAAHGVYGLAYWNNGLKQLSATTPLRKPSDASGLAFRIQPSPVLESQFVAVGAKPVVLPFAKVYESLKGGVVQGAENPWSNILSQNIHSVQPYITESNHGVLDYMLITNNDFWLSMPFAVRSELEGIILEVTQAVNREAAAVNRRDRERILASGSSQLITLTPEERQAWREQMLPVWKTYEAEIGADLIRAAMTVNRRR